CGTGAATACAAGTTTAAAACTTCAGAGCAAATCAAGTTCCAAGGAGCTTGAGGTAGATAAATAGTCCAATTACTAGGACTTTTCTTTCATTAGGCTTTGGCGACCTAGTCGACTATTTTGTTGGACTCCCTGCTGCAACAGGCTAACTTAAGGCCTGAAAAACTCAACATCATATAATATTCTCTCCCAATTAGTGCATCCATTGTACTTCCTAGTTCAGTTGATTTGTGCTTGATAAGGCTCTTATTAGATCTGCATTGTCTGACTCAAGACTTAAACGAAGCTTCAGTTCATGCGGAAAGGGAGAGGAAGATTAGGATTTCCACCATAACTATGCACTCCACCAGCGCGGCCGAGCTAGCATGTGCTAATCTCGCAAATCCGTCTACCAATCAACCCATGGAGTCTCGACAAATGCAGGCGATGGCTCCTTCCAACGATTCGGCAACAAAGGAACCGTCATGTCGATCTTCAGAGTGCGTGGATCAGAGATACTTGAGAATGTGGGAAATTGAAGCACAAAGAAAATAGCAGACGTTTCATGACACTTCTTTGAGAAAAAGAAGGGCCCAATGAAATCCAAACCCACAAGAGAGAATTATCTGGTTCAGGTTTTGCCTCTGCGATGCTTGTTGTTCGCTGCTATGTGCGCAAACGACATCACTGGACGCGTTGGCGATAGTTCGAGCCCATCGAAAAATTCACGTGGCCTTGTATGCACTGCTCGTGAATAAAAAACCCTCATAAGATTTAATCATAACCTTGGACGTGTGTCATGCACGTGAACGTGGCACAATATGCCGGCCAtcttgggatttgattgattgcCGTCGCAATTGGGGTCCTGTTCTTGATTTGCAACTGCGAGAGATTGGTCGTGCAAACATCAAGATCCTCGCATTAAAATTCATGAACTGATGGAAGTCCTAAAATTGGATTTTGAGTTGTCATAAACAGCACATTGGAGTTGATAGCGGCTGATCTCGTACCTACCCGCTCATCACAGCTTCTTTTGTGTAATTCAAGCACTATCGAGCATAGGAAGTGTAACTACCCCACTCTATCTCACACGAGACAAATCTTCAAGGAGTATCCGGTTTATGAGATTCGTGGCTCGTATGTATCACTTCAGAAACGCTCATGAGTCATGCTTGCACCGCAAATTCCACATACGTATTCGAGCGTACACAATAAAATATTGGGACAACCAGAAAATTATTAGTCTTGTAATTTGTTTCGATCACAATAAATATTAGGTACAAAATAAAACAACTAAGAAAGTCAAATATTAAAGAGCACGCACAAAATATATATCACTTGGGACAACTATAAAATCATTAGTCATTTTCGATTACTTTCTTCATAACTTGTTTAGATCACAATAAAATATTGAGTACACAATAAAAGGACTAAGAAAGTCAAATATTGAAAGGCACATGCGAAATGCACATTCTTATTCCAACGTTAAAGAGCATGCGCCCAAAAACATATCACTTGGAACAACTATAAACTTATAAGTCCTTTTCAATCACTTTTTTAATAACTTGTTTAGATCACAATAAAATATTACACAATAAAAGGACTAAGAAGGTCAAATATTGAAGAGCACACGCAAAGTGCACATTCATCCAACGTTGAAGAGCGCGTGCGAAATACATATCACTTGGGACAACAACACCATTTTTCGTTACAATTTTGAACGAAATCTGTTTTTCTAATCTTATATAGAATGAAAGAAAGctttaccgaccaaaaaaaaaaaaaaaaaaaagaatcatatgCAGCCTTGTTCTCGGAACCCTTTCTTTTGTGTTACTTTAGACCGCCACTTAAGGTTGTATCAGAGGGAGGACGCAAAAGAGAAGTGCACTGTAAACAATGTTTCTAACTTTCTGTCACCATGGGCCCTTTGATCTACCTTCTCCTTTTGCGTACGTTTTTGCTTATTTCATTGATTATTGATGAATTCTCTTTTTGCCTAAAAGCCGTCCTGCATGGATTTGCGTTCATTCTTTTAGTAAGGCAAGCGTTTTTCAATTGCTGTCTTCAATTGGTCCTTCAAAAGACCATCACATCGACTTGGACAAATTGTACATGAGATTGAATACATTAATTCCTTTCCTAATGAGGATAACGACACAAATAGTTCCTAAAATTTAGCTCAATAGATAATGTGGTCCTTGAAAtaatattggaaatattcaatactgtcatttcattattttaagtCCAgaaataatattgaacattttcatatagttcagaGACTAATTTgaacatgtataaaaaatttaaaggtcatatcgaacaaattaaaaattcagggaAGACattataaattgtactaaagtttatggaccacattgaacaaattaaaagttcataaatcacattgcatattgatcaaagtttatggaccatttgtattattttccctttttaatcCCAATGAGATGGACCTGTTTTTGTTTATATACTATAAAGACAAGTAAGAATGTCGGCAATGAAATTATCTTATAGGATGGACAAGAAGCCTTGACTAATTGGGCCTGCCTTCACAGACAAAGTGGAGTCGGTCATAATGTGATCAACaatgaaaaagcaagaagaagaattgtGGGAATTTCCTGTTTGCCCAAGAGGCAAAGGACGAAGGATTTGGTCTAGAAAAGGAACATTAGTACCGTTTTTATGGTTTTTGAGTGTCATAGAGTGTTTAACCGATGAGTCTCAAACAATATCAGCAAAGACATATTCATGAAGCATGTTTCTCCAGGGGGAAATTTCGACATAATTAGATGCATACATGGAGAATTAGAATTGATTAACAACTAAGATTCAAACTAGTATGTGATATAAATAGGGGCACTTGCACACCATAGTCGTTTTatggagggaaaagaaaggagggaaTTAACATCTGAACTatcgaaaaggaaaataatagaaactGATAAGAACCGAAAGAGACGAGAAACTAAGGTCGCTTCGCCAATCAACTCTTGAGACTGGAAGGATTGGGCATCAACAATCTTTCGGCTGCTAGCCATAGTCATCTCGCCGCatgttttgaaggaaaaaaagaagccaagTACACCATTTTGTTCCATCACTCACCTCCTCTTCGACCTCTTCATCAATGCCCTCTTTCTTGTCCTCATTGTTGCCATTGCATTcgcctttgcctttgcctttcgCCTTCCTCCTTGTTGTCATTGTCCACAAAATGAACCCGCGAAGGCCCACGAGATAACCATAGAACCTCTTGCGCATTGTAGTCCTAGTAGCCGTCATCATCCTCGCCGTTGTAGTCACCCTCGTCACCAGCTTTATCGCTATTGTCTTTCGTGTCGTCATCGTATTCATTGTTGTTgtagtcatcaccatcatcttgcTAAGATTTGAAACTATCATGTTCAAGGTGGATTAAACATCTTaagaagaaaaggtcaaaattCCCAAATATCATATTACTTTACATTAATCCCTAGTTTGAACACCCAAACTCAAGCAACTAACAAGAATCAACATAATCTCTTAATTCTATCCAAATTGAATTATAGAAAATATTGACGTGACTTTTTCTTGGCAATTAGTTGGTACTCGGATTTGGAGAAAGTAGGGCAAAGAAAAGGATAGAGATGTGCAGAAAGCCCTTCTTTTGATTTAAACCCGACAGTTAATAGATGCAGCAAGCTTGCAATTAACTATCCCTAGATTTAATTTCagcttttcaaaaaattcacaTGAGTTTTGAACAGAGAACAGTCAATTGAGTTTTAGGTTGTTGTCGTCTCTTACCTCTTGTTCGCCTTCTTCATCATCCctctcctcatcctcatccttgcCCTCATCGTCATTGCCGTCGCCATAGCTATAGTTGTAGCCGTCACCTTCGCCTTCCTCATTGAAATCGTCATTCTCGACATTATCATCTACGGAACCAACCAGTGAAGACCCTCGAGATGATTGAGAAAGCTCACGCATAATGTTGTCCTCGTCATCCTCACCGTCATTGTCCTCGTCCTCATCATCCTTGCTATGGCTGTTGCCGTCACTTTCGTATTGACCTTCCTCGTCGACATCATCATTCTCATCGTTACCATCCACGGAACCAACTAGAGAAGGCCCGCTAGACAAATGCGAAAGCCGATGCACATTGTTGTCCTCGTCATCCTCACCATCATCGTCCTCATCCTCGTCGTCCTTGCTATGGCTGCTGATGTTGTCTTCCCACTGACCTTCCTCGACAACATTGTCGTTCTCATCGTTACCGTCCACAGAACCAACCAGAGAAGGCCCGTCAGATGAATGCAAAAGCTCATGTACATTGTTGTCCTCGTCATCCTCACCGTTATCATTCTCGTCCTCGTTGTCCTTGCTATCACTATTGCCATCACCTTCACATTGACCTTCCTTGTCAACACCCTCATTCTTATCATTATTGTCCATGGAACAAACCGGCGAAGGCCTGCCCAATGAATGCACATTCTCATCATCTTCGCTGTCATCATCTTCATTGTCCACATGCACATGGttgtcgtcatcatcatcctccttgCCATCATCGTCATCTATATGCACATGGTtgtcatcgtcgtcgtcatccttgccatcatcatcatctataTGCACATGGTtgtcatcgtcgtcgtcatccttgccatcatcatcatcatctataTGCACATGGTTGTCATCGTCGTCATCCTCCTTGCCACTGTCCTCGCTATTGTCATCCTCCTTGTCATCAACCTTGTCACCGTCCTCATGCTTGTCACTATCATCTTGCTGAGAGAGGGAGGTTCAAAAGTATCATATCTAATGTGGATTAAACATCTTAAAGAAGATGATAGATTTCCCAAATATCATATGACTATAATCCTAAGTTTGAACACCCAAACGCAAGCACCAAGCAAGAATCAACATAAAGGGATTCCCTACAATTAATCCCCCTAAAAATGCTTTATAAAGCATCTATTGAACATATGTTTATTAGAATCAAGCAACATTCACATATTCACATATCTTCATTCcctcaaaatgaagaaaagaaggaaaatctgATTCTGGagacaaatgaagaaaagaaggaaatctgATTCTGGAGACAAAAGTGAATATTTGCAAGGATCAAATACTGATATGATAGTTgtcgaaaatgggtcaagtTGGTGTCATAGCTTGTTGTGTTAACCCTCAACGAAGATGGTGGCCGAGGATGTTGCTCGCTTGATTAATGGCTGGTAGATTGTTTATGGCAATAAGGGTGCCAGCACCATTAGACACGTACAAGGGTTGGCCAGCCCTCGTTTGCAAGCGACGAGGGCCGACAGCCCTCACCGATACACAACGAGGgtcgcaagccctcgccgatGCAGCCCAACAGTCTTaccttctttttcaaaaaaaaaaaaaagtattttagctttgtaattcttttaattcttatcctcttttcttttaccttctttttgcccctaatttttatcttctttttaaaaaaaaaattatagccgATTTGCACTGAGGAAAGCTTAATGAGACACCACACTTAAGCAAACTTAGAGGATGGATGAATATAACTTCACTAGAGGGAGCTCACTCTTTACTCTACAATTTTGGCCATGAATACAGTATAGCCATCAATATCAATTGATTGTAGTAATATGAGGAAATGCGGTTAAGCTCACACTAGATTGAGAAGTTGTAATTGCCCTATTTATGCTCATGTGAAAGATGGCACTCAAGCAAGGAGATACATATTCCTAAACTATGCATTGGCACCAGAGACACAAGATATGGCACAAGTATGAGTTTTTATCTAGAATTATGATAAGCGAAGATGTTACCTTTGACGAGTTTGCTCTATCTTATAATAGGAGAGAGCAACCAATTGTAAATAAAGATCTAAGTGGTGTACATATAAATAAGTGGAGTGGCAAAAAGAGTAAAAACATTAGCAGATTGTCGATGAAGTGATagattttgtagatttttttaatatactaaaaaaaacatgtaaaaCGTTAATCATGACAATTAGATTCTAAAtaggaatagaaaaaatagaataagaaagaaTGGAGCCATCACTttgtaattgaatgattgaGGGAAAATCCTTATAAGCTAAATAAGGTGGATTTAGTTATATTCAGGGTAAAAATAGCACCAACCTTGTTTTAGGTTCTCTGAGTTTTAGTTTAAGAAAAACAGTACCAGAGAATGCAATATTGAGTAAGGATTGGGTGGAAACGAAGGTTGGAATCAAgagattattttttatgttagaaTCTCCTAGTTTGCAATGGATCTATCATTGTTATACTTTCCGTGGATCTAGATCACTCTTTGAACTAAGCTACGCAAATTGTGGTGTGTTAAtctatttcttatttaattttctggTATCTTGtgattttggtaaatttcatGATCCTATTGCAAATATTGATTTTAACAAGTGGAAAAGGAAGACATGAAGTTTCATCATCCATTTTTTAAGGTAAAAATAGGCTCAACGTCATTGAGTAATTGTGATAGCACAAAATGAACCAAGAGCACAAATAGGAAGAAGGAGAGTATGAATTCTCAAATGGTGAGTGATGTAAGATACCTGGCCTCATTTCCGAAGTTCACACACATATAGCAGATGAAAATTTCTAGTTAGATGGGGATTTTTTATGTGATTATCCCTGTTGCACATTTCAGAATTATTTTTTGTCCCTCTTCACTAGAatagaacagaaatagaaagcgaataaagcaaaagaaacagTGATGATCCATAAATAGAAAGGAGGCGCACCTGTTCCAATAGAAGATCCcctgtttctgtttttgtttcaCAGTCGTAAAGAGTTGTTTCAAATTTTGAGCCCAACACTCGTGCTGGGGCATTCAGAATCTTCTCTCTGTAAGACTCCCAAGTGATGCTTGAATCATTTGGACCAATGTCCAATAACTCCCCACAATCCCTCATTTGAATCTGGCACTCCTTTGGTATTTTTGAGCTTGATACATCAATCATCCTTTCCATTGATCTGCACCTATAAACTTTCAACTGCTCCAAATGCTCTAATTCGTCCACGCCATCTACAACTTGGAGGCTCTCACACTCTACAATACCTAACCGcgtcaagttcttcaaatttGACAAACTGCCTATCCTTTTTAATGAAGTGCACCCTTCGACAGAAAAGACTCCCAATGATTTGAACATACAAGCAAATTGAATCTCCTCTAGCTTTGGGCACCTCAACAGCTGGAATACTTGAAGCATCTTTAGAAAGCTTGAGACAATGGACACTTTCCTCCCACCATTAGTCAACTTGGTAGCTTGTAGCTCATTACACCCGGGCTCCTCCGATGGATTAACAAACCTCTCTAAAGATCTGCAGTCCTCAATACATAATTCCTCCAATGATATTAAGGCACCGAGAAATTGAACTTCGACTAGCTCAGTGCAAGAAGACACCTCAGCTTCTCTCAATTTTCTTAAACCCGATGGAAAGGATAATCTTTTGACAAGTTCACACATTCTGATAGTCAACTTTTCCAATTGAGGAAGCCCGTCTAGTTGTACTTGTTTCACTTGAATGCGATCGAGCTCTAGAACTATCAAGTTTGACGGAAGTTGTTCGAGGGATTCAAAGTCTAATCCATACATGGTAAGTTTTTTTAGGAGAGAAAGGGAGCCCAACTCTGTAGGCTGCGCGCGGACATTTAAAAGGCACAAGTGCTGCTTCCTCAATTTGGATAACCTCCCTATCCTTTGTAGGTCACAAGCTTTAATTATATTTGATGTGGCCTTAGATTCAGAACCATCAGATAGAAGTAGTTCAACTAGATTAGTAAGATTTGAGAGGTTAGGCACGGTCTGCAATGAACTAGATCTCAACCGTAGAGTGGTCAAACTTTTAGGGAGCTCCGGCAACTCTTGGAGCTTATGACAATGCTCTAAGTCCAGTGTTTGGAGGCGACAAAGCTCGCTCATTGTACTGGGCACTTTCACAATCGGTGTGGATGATACATTGAGAGATGACAAGCTTGATAGTCTTCCAATGGAATCTTGTAATACTGTAATAGGTGTGTGAGACACATCCAAGTTCATCAATGACTCTAGTTTCGAAATTGATTTGGGGAGTTCACTCAAGCTGTCACAATTCCTAAGAGAGAGGTGCTGAAGATTTGGTAGCTCTCCAATTTGTTCAGGTAATTTTTCAAGATTCTGACATGACTCAATACTCAAATCAGTCAACAACCGCAGTTTTCCGATAGAGCAGtcaatttccatcaaagatGAACATTTAGAAATACTCAACTTCTCTAAAACTGAGTATTCAAAAAAGGTTGGTGTCCTGTAAATTGACATATTATTCTCAAGAGTGAGAACCTTCAATTTCCTCCCATCCTACAAAAGCAAATGAAACATCAGCATGGACAATTGGATGTCTAAACAAGAAATATATGGGAATTTAGGCTCTCAACTTGGATCATTTGTCCTTTGATCCTCTcactaaatgagaaaattagactACAAATCCAATGAATTCTGTccttaaataagaaaattagactGATAGGGAAACTGACATACCTTGATCAGGCCCCTGACATGATCATCCGTGAACTCATGGCCAACGAAATTCCCCACAACCACGTTTTCTAGATGCAAATTGGTTGCCTCAAAACGTGGATGACGTTCAGAACTTCTATCAAGGTAAAACAAACTGATCCATTTCAATTCGGAAAGACAGCCCGCAAAGTCGCCTTGGCAGGTTATGTTATGCAACCACAGTAGCCGAAGATGTGGGAAACGTTTAATTTCCTCCGCAGTGATAGTTAAGTTATCATCAGTCCTTGACCAATTTGTCAAATCCAGTGCTTGAACACTACTCTTGATCTGCTAATGAAATTGAGGAGCAGAAGCAAGAATTTGTCAATATtatacttttttattccattgaagagaagaaaaaatggaacatAAGAGTAGCTCTCATTTTAGAAAGACAAATCCTCAATTATGAACACAGTATTAAATTTGGTCACCACATTACCTCTATTGATCTTAATTCATGAATGATGTCATCTGGAGCCCACAACCTGGAATGCTCTTGATTAGCAATTgtccttccaagatctctaaattgatcatgcatccaaaacttaTTTTCGTCTAAAACCTTTATAGTGCATTTGTTAATAAGGACATCAATAGCATACTCTGGGCTAAACTCACAGTCTTTCCACACAAAGAATGGATTAGTCTTATCTTTATCAAtgaaaaagcatgcaatatcgAGGAATATTTGCTGCTGATCCATTTCTAAGGCATCATAAGTAATCCTTAGCTTTCCCAAGACATCGCTAGTAGGTGTTTTTCTTAGCTTCTCTAGCATCTCTTGccatatttttcctctttctgaagaAAAAGCAATGAACCTATTGCTCGAAGAGCTGAAGGTAGTCCATCCGTAGTAGAGACGATGTCTTTTGAAGTGTCATATAGTTTGTCTGGAGGAAAGTCAACATCAAATGCATGCCTACTAAAAAGTTGAAGTGCATCTTTGTCACTTAACACCTCCATTTCATAAGGCACAATTTCATACTTCAATCCCCTAATTTTTATAACACTTTTGTCCCTAGTGGTAACAAGTATCCTAGTACCATTGTACAGAGAATCAATTCCAATAAGGTATTCGATTTGGTTTCCctcatcaacatcatccaatACAACTAGTACCTTCTTGTTGCAAATTGTTTCTCTAATCGTATTGATTCCATAATCAATGTTATCAATGTTGTGAGCCACTCTAGAATTAGAGATATCATATAGCAATTGTTCTTGCAACTTGACTAAGCCCTTGGTTTTTGCTGTTTCCCTTACACCATCAAGAAAGCTACAGTTTTTCCCAAAGCGAGGACATAGTTGGTTATAGATGATCTTGGCAAGTGTTGATTTACCGATGCCACTCATCCCATAAATTCCAATAACCCGCACACCACCGGATTGGATGTCCAATAAACCATTTATGGCTGCTATTCGATCCTCCATTCCAACTAAATCTCTAGTCACTTTTCTTTGTCTTGTCTTGAGCCTAACCACAACCTCCACAACAACAGCCTCGATAAGATCCCCATCGCTGCAACAAAGTTGTACAGTTTCAATTGTGAAGAGGCAACAAATTCGTTTAATCGCATGTTGACCAACCATCTACTAAGTTAGGTTGGGAACATGAAGTTAAAACTATTCTGGAGGGAAAACTCTCGttaaaaagaaccaaaaaggaGTATATAAATAGCGGTTCTTattcaaatatcaaataattatttgttGAATCCCTTTCATAGATCAATTTCATAAACTAATCAGTTAAGTGATGAAGCCAGGAATCTCATGTTGACACTTTCTTATTGCATGTGAGAAATAACACAACGTAAGAGACCAATATAAAAGTAGTGCAAGCAAAAGGTACTTTTGCGTTTTACCGACATAATAATACTAAACTAAACAGCACTAAGTTTTGTAAGttcattttatttgaatgttCATCGTGTTCGAAGACAATAAACTTTAACTCTACCTTATTATTTCACTTATACACACGCACGCATGCATGCACGTGGCACGCTCTTGTGTGAGGTTTACCTGGCAGTTTACTTTTCATGATCACTCTACCTAGTAGCCATACGCGTtaccacatatatatatatatataaagacacacacacacatttgtCGTCGTCATCATGAGACAACTAGTTTTGGGGTGTTGAGAGGCAACTAGAATTATCCACCGAAAAATGGCACGAAACAAACGGGACTGGACCAAGACCAATTACGTTACCCTAAAAACTTCAAGAACATGATGAATTTACAAACCTTAACATCCATTACCAGTTTAAGTTgaagaaacagagaaagaaaaatgtttgATTATTAAAGGAATTAATGTACCCGAAGCCTTAATATTTGTcacgaaa
This region of Eucalyptus grandis isolate ANBG69807.140 chromosome 8, ASM1654582v1, whole genome shotgun sequence genomic DNA includes:
- the LOC104417964 gene encoding TMV resistance protein N-like, producing MANSETRMSTNNLLGGEYQVFLSFRGLDTRRGITNSLYHALVDAGIRVFMDDEELRPGERISGNLLLAIDDSKLYIPIFSQNYASSHWCLHELAKMVENTSKSKEEGNEKVILPIFYDVKPADVKLKSPLYLDAILNLEQRKDQKKKFSFEDVESWREALNEVDDTKGWELKKYSGDGDLIEAVVVEVVVRLKTRQRKVTRDLVGMEDRIAAINGLLDIQSGGVRVIGIYGMSGIGKSTLAKIIYNQLCPRFGKNCSFLDGVRETAKTKGLVKLQEQLLYDISNSRVAHNIDNIDYGINTIRETICNKKVLVVLDDVDEGNQIEYLIGIDSLYNGTRILVTTRDKSVIKIRGLKYEIVPYEMEVLSDKDALQLFSRFIAFSSERGKIWQEMLEKLRKTPTSDVLGKLRITYDALEMDQQQIFLDIACFFIDKDKTNPFFVWKDCEFSPEYAIDVLINKCTIKVLDENKFWMHDQFRDLGRTIANQEHSRLWAPDDIIHELRSIEIKSSVQALDLTNWSRTDDNLTITAEEIKRFPHLRLLWLHNITCQGDFAGCLSELKWISLFYLDRSSERHPRFEATNLHLENVVVGNFVGHEFTDDHVRGLIKDGRKLKVLTLENNMSIYRTPTFFEYSVLEKLSISKCSSLMEIDCSIGKLRLLTDLSIESCQNLEKLPEQIGELPNLQHLSLRNCDSLSELPKSISKLESLMNLDVSHTPITVLQDSIGRLSSLSSLNVSSTPIVKVPSTMSELCRLQTLDLEHCHKLQELPELPKSLTTLRLRSSSLQTVPNLSNLTNLVELLLSDGSESKATSNIIKACDLQRIGRLSKLRKQHLCLLNVRAQPTELGSLSLLKKLTMYGLDFESLEQLPSNLIVLELDRIQVKQVQLDGLPQLEKLTIRMCELVKRLSFPSGLRKLREAEVSSCTELVEVQFLGALISLEELCIEDCRSLERFVNPSEEPGCNELQATKLTNGGRKVSIVSSFLKMLQVFQLLRCPKLEEIQFACMFKSLGVFSVEGCTSLKRIGSLSNLKNLTRLGIVECESLQVVDGVDELEHLEQLKVYRCRSMERMIDVSSSKIPKECQIQMRDCGELLDIGPNDSSITWESYREKILNAPARVLGSKFETTLYDCETKTETGDLLLEQQDDSDKHEDGDKVDDKEDDNSEDSGKEDDDDDNHVHIDDDDDGKDDDDDDNHVHIDDDDGKDDDDDDNHVHIDDDDGKEDDDDDNHVHVDNEDDDSEDDENVHSLGRPSPVCSMDNNDKNEGVDKEGQCEGDGNSDSKDNEDENDNGEDDEDNNVHELLHSSDGPSLVGSVDGNDENDNVVEEGQWEDNISSHSKDDEDEDDDGEDDEDNNVHRLSHLSSGPSLVGSVDGNDENDDVDEEGQYESDGNSHSKDDEDEDNDGEDDEDNIMRELSQSSRGSSLVGSVDDNVENDDFNEEGEGDGYNYSYGDGNDDEGKDEDEERDDEEGEQEQDDGDDYNNNEYDDDKEDNGGKDGDEGDYNGEGEYNSEDDDGY